TGGAAAGGGATTGACCTAACATTGACTATGTTTTGAATTGAGATTTTGATTTACCCCGGGTACGATAGGGTAGAACGGGAACGGACGTTCGTCCTTGATGCTTAGGGAAATTGTTCGCGCATGAGGAGATGGTTGGAGCCACTATTTGTGAATTCAATGCTTATTCATGTAGTGCTTGTGTATCTTCCCTGTTTTTAATTCTATTATGTCCATTCCATGATTTGATGTTGTTTGACCCAATTCCCTAATCTCGTTAATTAATCTTTGATTTACCAGTTcagtttaattagttttagtcgATTAGTGATTTTTCAAAACTCCGTTCCGACCTAACTTATCGATTAATTAGCATTACTAGTgtaccttagtccttgtgaattTCGACCCTTAATTATTGATAGAACGTCGCCAACCTATCAAATAATAACCTAACTCGGTCTTCCTAACTAAGTAGAAAGGGTAAGAAAGGGTCGAACCCAAGAGAGGCTATGAATCAACCACCAAATGCTATCGAATATAAAAGCTAAGTCAGGTCGGGGGTGTTTTGATTTGTTAAGAGTTCTACACTAATTAGGACAAACTAAGATAATTAAAGGATGAAAATTCAATTAAGAGAGACTAAGGTACGGGCAACACCACTCAATTTAATCATGAACGGTTCAAAAGCATGAGGATTAGAAGCAATGTTAGGGAATAAATTAGTGGATAGTCATCTAAGGCACCTAACTACTCTATCGAGCTAGAAAGGATAACTTGACCATGAGCTACAGCCTATTTTCATGGTGCAAAACATGAATTCAAGCAATAAAACGTAAGTCACGATGACAATATAATCCCATAGACTTGGAAGCCCTATTTTCATGGTCTTTTAGTCTAGCAATCAAAAGGGAGCCTACCACTCAATTTCATCTTTCGATCCTTGGTTGAGGAGACTAGAAATAAGTCTAAATGATGATCAAACATGAAGACTAGCAATAAAACCCTTTCAATCAACTAATAAACATCCCACAATCACTAAAATCCCACATGCATAAATCAATTGTTCATGACTCAAAAGAGGGGTTCACCCGAACCCTAGAAATTTACCTTTTTGCTCTTAATAAATCGTTTTATCTATTTATCCTAACATTAACCCTTAATTACATAAATTAACCCTTAATTACATTAAtaaaccttaattaaattaattaaactcttaacaaattaattaactattatctaaaaaaatcaaaaatcaaaaatcaattacCCCCAATTTTTTTTGGATTCTCCATTGCTGCTCTTCTCTCGATTTTCTCTGTCTTCACCACCTTCTTTCTCTCCAATCCCTTCTTCAAACCCATCACTCAAAACCCCATTTTCTCCCTTCTCTCACACACCCAAATCGATTGAACAAGACCAAAACCGAGGCTCAGATCTGCTGCTTTGTTTCTCGCGACGATCTGGGCATGCCTTTGGTCCGCTGGAGCACGCTGGTGTTGGTGGCGGTGTGTGGTGTTGGTTGCGGTGTGTGGTGTTGGTGAGGAAGAGACGGGATGGTGTcggtggtgaggaagagaaggCGTTGGTGTCGGTGGCGGTGTGgggtggtggtgaggaagaTAAGGGGTTAGCTAGCGGGGCGGtgtgtggtggtggtgaggaagagcATGGCTGGTGTCGGTGGCGGTGTGgggtggtggtgaggaagagaagggGTTAGCGGGACGGTGTttagtggtggtggtgaggaagagaagggCCCTTCCTTCTTCCTGCCATGGAAGCCAGTTGCTTCCACCTCCACAACTTCACAGGAATTTAATCACCATCTTCATACccatcaaacaacaacaaagattttctctcttttcccaaCAAACAATTAGATTAAGATGCAAATTTGATGATTTTCGTTCTCAATTGAGAAATCCCATTGGAACATGGTGGTGATATGGGCTTCCATGGTGCTTCCATGGAGGAcagggaagaaggaaggggggagagagaaaaaaacaaatgaaaaaaattaagaaataaaaaaggaaagagaaaaaataaaaataaaataaaataaaagttaaagttaacggaTAAGTTAACGGAGTTAACGGAAAATAGGCATTTTGGTcattttgtgtatttatactaaacctcgggggtatttggggcattctggaaagtttaggggtatttggtgcattaaggcaaacctcaggggtatttcatgaaaaatttcCGAAGATTAATCTAAATAAGCAAGTAAATTAAACCAACTAAGtgtttttctagagagagaatctgAAAATGTGAGAGAATGTATATGAAGTTCTAAACCAGAAACGATAATAATCCCTTAATATTGGGGAATccgtcaaaataaaaaaaatcgcaGACCACGTCTTCCCGGGCGGGATGGCTTGTCCCGGGCGGGACGAGAGAGCTGGGCAAAAATAACAGAGTGTTCCAGTAGCAAAATCCCGCCCGGGGTAAAATTCGTCGCGGGCGGGATGGCTTGTCCCGGGCGGGATGGTCCTCGTCGCGGGCGGGATGAGTCTTCTCGCGGAAAATCGAACATAGCCTTCTTCAAATGGCCATAACTTCTTCGTTACTCGTCCAAAAAAGTcgtgtgaccactcgttggaaagctcttggaaTAAGCTTTCATCTCCAACTAGAATCACAAGAAAATATtaagaaaacaaaaatttatGCTCGTTTTAGTATGGCAGTTGTGCACAAGTTCGACTCCTTGGCTTTTTCGGTTTCTCCGGCTCTTTTCTTGGCTCTTTGGCTCATCAAAATGCTCGTGGATCACCAAATACCTACACAAAGGGAAAGGAAACAAGGGacacaaagaaaaacaaagaagaaaaatgcctaaaaactataaaaactagTGAAGCTAAGAAAAGTAAGAAAATTGGAAAAAGTaaggaaaaagagaaaaaaatccACTAAACTAACACTAAAGTCCACCTAAAAACACCATCCTTAGTGGGTTAAAAACCCACTTATCAATTATCGCTTTACTTACGTTTAGTGATTAGTTTAGgcttttgtttgattaggagagattTGTAACGACATAGTTTTTCCTCGATCAATCATCCACGTTTATCTTCGTAGTCAGCCTTATCTAAAATCCAAACTCGTCCCATAATCAAGTGTGATGCACAGTATACAAATAAAAATGTTAATTTTGCACGAAATTTAATATATACGTTACAGAGTAAATGATATTGTAATctcatataaaaaatatttttgtttttgcaaaCATAATAAGGAATCTTAATCATCTATATCTTATGATTTTAGAAATAGTTGATTACTATATATTTAGTCAAAAGTTTAAATCAGCATGCCCTTAAAACTTCAATAATACTATGTGTAAGGGAATAAATGACTATTTTTGATTCATGTAAAAATATTACGATAATGACaacgtaaaaaaaattatttttgaatttaaaaataaaGTGTAGGCTAGAGCCCAACATAAAAAAGTATAGGGTCAGAGACCTCATTTTGTTTTTTAACATTAAGCCTAAAATATGTTTGAGGCAACCTTGTTAAATATGTTAAATTGTTATACATATCTGTATTTATTATATGACGCAAATTTTTAAACAGTTTGATAGCTAGTATTGTAATAATTGAATTGATAATACAGGTTcaactattataagattttctatACGGTGTATTGGTTATCAGAAATTACATTCAATGGATTATATGTAAAAATAAACTATGTATCCatccatataataataaaatactcTATTGATTATGTATCCATCTTCCTATGAAAAAGCTTATTAACAAATAATctatgagattattaggaaaataattaaatggttataatattaaaataattaaaaatctataaattagattatgaaaataaattactCCAAAATACAATAATCTAAAAAGATTAAATTACAATATCACAAAAAGAAAACTACTCAAGAGGATCAACAAAAGATTGAATTTACACATGAAATATCACCTTAGTACTGCCTCAGTACTTCCACGCCTCAAACCATAACTAAAATAGTTTTAGAAAAAGTAGAgtttactataaataaaaaaaaaaaagtagaattTGTATCATAATAAACTACAACTTCACAAGAGATAATGGTACAAAATACTTAaatagttttattaaatgaactTAGAAATAGATAAATTCATGTGCTATAAATGTTTAGCATATATATTGGTACAAAACACTAATTAAATACAAATTCGTGCACCGCACGGGTTAAAAATCAGTGAAGTATATATAATACGGGGTATATAGGGCGTTCAAAATCTAATCTTTAACATTTaccactttttttttaaaaaaaaaacttaattattatagttAAGATCTTTAAATTATGCTCTGTATGCACTAAGATTCTATATAagttagtaaaaatattgatggATCTTTTAATTCTGTATGTATTTGTCCATATTAATTAGTTATTGTTTCATAAAATATGATAAAGAaaattatatattaaaaaagaggaaaaatcaatgtggtgataaTAAACGTCACTcattgatttcctctattttagtatattatatagatagattAATACTTGCATGAGTTAATTATTTGAGTTTTATGTGCACTTGTTTAAATGTCTAAGTTGCATTTACGTGTGCATTTCAAAATTGTTTGAACCCACtaaacttattgttttattgaaactttatttttgttatGGTTTGTAAAGGGATTCACTAATAACCCTTTAAGTCGTTTATTTCATAATCATATCGTTCGAGTTTCTCCCAAGTATACCAGTATTGGAAACTCCGTGAATATATGTTTTTGTTTCCTTTTACATATCTAGTGTGTAATCATTGGACATTAATGTTTGGTTATATCGATCCAAATGGAATATATATATTCCAAAAAAGATTAATAAAGTTAAAGCCagaatttgtttgtttttgttatgGCAAGTAGGCATTTAGATAATTGTAAACCACCTAATTATAATACAAACGCATAATATTACATGTACTTGAGATCTGATTAATTTAAGTAGATGATCAAGCTAGCATACGATATTGTACAGACTAATAATACAAATAATGCTTAGTTGTTTACATTGTTCGCTTATTCTCATCGAGTCACAATTATGACGAACAAAATAAGttctcacatgaatatgttttgaaaaacgtattggaaagaaattagaagattttcttcaattgtgaatagtgtcaaaatttcaaaaggaactacttcatccgttccagattagttgttacacttaactttgcacaaagttttaggggATAAGATGTGATAGGATTTAGTGGGGGATTTTTTTAATTGGATAAGAGAGGCCGTggaaacaaaatataatttagtgggaagagagagacaatataataattttgGGGTCatggaaagtgtaacaactaatatagGACGGATGGAGAAATATTGTAGAACGGGAGAGTaagtagtactccgtaatatactAATATCCGCATTCGGCAACATGATCGAGTTGTTTAGAATTTGATATCGCCACCGGTCTTAGTTAGTCCAATCACAACCATGTGCGCACGATGCCCCGACCCGTGATACGCTCAACATTATTAGATCGATCTTTCTATAATTATACTCATCCAGCTCAATGTCTCAAAATATTCTTTCAATTAATGATTATATAAACTAACTAATCCCATAATTCTATCTATAAATAGCTCAATTCTGATGTTAGTTTCTCATCCAAACACAAACTATTATAATTTACTTCTTATTTTGAATTTCCATTTAAGAAGTAAAAGTTTGTGAAAATGGCCCCCTCAAAAAACACACCCTCCATCGCCCTCTTTCTTGCATTGAACCTTGTTTTGTTCAACATAGCTTTCGCTCATGATTCATACGTAGCCCGACCTCTAAAATCATGCCCTTTAGATACCCTTAAGTTGAACGTGTGTGCCGATGTGCTAAATGTAGTTCACCTTCGTATTGGGTCTCCTAAAAAGGCCGAATGTTGTAGCCTTGTTGGTAACCTCATTAACCTCAATGCTGCTGCTTGCCTTTGCACTGCTGTTCATGCCGATATCTTAGGACTTGTTCACCTCAACCTTAAAGTTGATCTTACAGCTCTTGTTAACTATTGTGATTGCAAGCTCCCTACTGATTTCATCTGCCCTTCTTTCTAATTTATTTCTTGTGGTTTTtaaatttttgtaattttattcATGTGTGTTTTGCATCATTTCCTTCAATTGTTATTTGTTTAACCGTACCCTTCGATCTACTGTCGTCCAGTTTATTGGTCGATCATATACATTAAGGGTACGTATGTTTTGCTAAATTACGCAATTTAATTTGTATGTGATCTTATACGAGTTAATAATAATACGGGTTCTTTTCTATCGTCTTACTATACTACCTAGtattccctccgtatttatttaagagatacacttggccgggcacgagtattaagaaaaagaattgaatgaaataaagtaataaaacaagtggggttgtgtagatattttaataagtaaaacaagtggggccatgacattttagggagtggggggtggggtgtatttcttaaattatttgtttaatagggtggtgggaCATAAAATATCttaaatagattatttaattagatggtggggttgataagttactagaAATAgcaaatgtatctcttaaataaatacaatcagaaaaggcaagtgtatccttaaataaatacggagggactATATTATTCATAGTATTCGTTCGTATGTGAATTCGACTATTtgaatagttcaagaaacaaaaatgtGCATTAATTGTGGCTAAATCATAACGGAGGGTGTACATAATTACTACACGCGtaagtagacctgtcaaacgggtcggtcgggtcgggttgtaaaaaattattttcgggttcgggttagatcgggtcggtcactttcgggttcgggtttacaaatgcttgttcaagacccagaactttcgggttcgggtcgacccaacgggttgagagattttaaaacgcgcattatattttcattaatttaggtgataaatatacaaaatatgggtacaaattaacaaattttcctacacaagtttatatttagtcaaattcaaccataaaatggcgtataattcaaattaaaatcatattacacataATGATAGTAAAAACagcgtgtttattatgcttaaattttctcataatcgcatttattactataaatacaacgattttcaatcggtcgggtccaaaacgggttcggtcgggttttgacccattacttttcgggttgctcgggttcggataaaatcgggttacgggtcacaaaatcttgttcaggacccagtattttcgggtcgggttcgggtcggttttcgggtcgggtcgatttgtGACAGGTCTACGCGTAagtataaaatattttatataattCAATGCTACTTTTTGAGCTCGTTTAAAGATCGGGTAGTTATATAGTGGTTATTTAGTCGTCGTTTTAAGTTCTACTTTTATTGATCTTATGATTTCAGTGAgaatatataatttaaatagTGGTATAATCTGAAGGTTGGAATATTTCATAAATTAAATAGTGAATTAATATTGGCAGTCAAAGAAAAAGATGGGGCGGAAGATGGAGTGAAAGAAGGTGTTGAATGAATAGATTGGTGAATTTGATGTTGTATGAGGCCGGAAGAGactgttttaattattaaatatagtaaacaacaaaagaaaaaattgaaagaaaaaaaaaaaccaaattgaCAAGGAAAGAAGGAATGACATGTGTTACTAATAACATACATGTGACTAGGTATAGACTAGGTACAGATGTATTAGATATGGAGTAATTATTTGCAGAGTTTGTCTCTGTTAATATTGGAATCATTTACCACATGATAATGATACACAAAATCATTACTCTAAAACGTGTAATATGTACATTAAGTTTCCATAACTTTGATGGTAAACAAATAcgtagaaaataaataaaagtttcCATATTTCAAAAACTTGCCTAAAATTATAGGCTATTAGGTACTCCGTAGTACTTGAATGTCAAGCTTTGTGAATTGAAATAGGCGAATAACATATCAACcattaaattaaaaatcaatggttgatatattatctttccaaaattccctctattttttctcatcaatatgagtcattgattttaaaatgtatggtttagatacaactctactttgtagagttttattaaaactctagaggatccggactcTTTCCTATCCCTATTGTCATTAGGTAATTAGGTTTTATAAATAGAAACAGCAACGTACGTACACGGTACACTTTAATTAATTCCTAATTCCAACaattcttttcttaatttctcAAACACCAGTTCATTGATTTTCCATGACAGACGATGATGGTCGTGTGGTGGAGCTGCCTACAGAATTGGTAAGGGAAGTTGTAAGTTGGCTGCCAGCAAGTACCCTTCTTCGATGTTCTCGTTCCTTGGCCTCCTTAAACCGGATGATATTAGATCCTCACTTTGTTAACTTATTCCAATCACGAAATTCTACTCTATGCACGACCATATTAGGTTTCTGTTGTGATAAAGTTGGTTTCTTGCTGGAATACCATCACAATGATAATGATAAGAAACATAGCGTGTTTGCCCATGAACTCGATATGGATCCACCATGTTTCAGTCAAGATAACAACACGAATTCGACGGCTTTGAACGTACATGAGGCTGTTAATTCTTGCAATGGTTGGGTTCTTATTCGGTCTAAATACTCTGTTGACGAATTTGATGTTTTATACACGGACAGCTTACACTTGGTAAATCCAGTCATTCGTCGTTGTTTCACAATTCCTTGTGAAACTGGATTGTGGTTTGATGATAACCATAAACCCGAATATGTTTTGGGTTATGGTCCCAAAACAGGCCGTTATAAGTTGGTTAGAATTGTTAACAGGGTATTTGACGTGTTTGATGTTGCATTAGACGGCAATAATAGCGAAAATTCATGGAGAAGGATTAATGATTTTGATTATAATCAATACGACTTAGTAGGTGATCCAGTTATGTTGAATGGGGGTATGCATTGGCTACTAGCTAAAGTGAAATCGATCTTAAGATTCGACATTGACAAGGAAAAGTTCGACTTACTTCCTACACCCTTGTTCACCAAACATATGTGTATAGACTCCCTCTACGTGATGGGTGGATTGCTCTACATTGGTGCATATAATTATAAGTTCATGGATTTCTCGTTGGGCCTCGTAATTTGGGTGATGAAAGAAGACTCATCAACATGGAGTTGTGTTTCGGTGATACGTGACTTTTGTCATTTTGAACACCTGGAGATTGTACAAGTTTTCGACGGAGGGAAGAAGATGTTGATGATGTCGCACAGTAAAAAGAATTTACAACTTTATGATAGGGAAACAGGAGAGAGAACGACGCTCATAATGCGAGGAATCAATCCAAAGATGAGGAAAAGGATGACATTCCTGCGTTTTGATCCTAGTTTCTTGTCtttgaataataaaatatgaTTGTAATACGTACAGTTCGTTTATTAGAAActtattgtaattaatttgggtTTATAAAATAGTTTTTGGCCAA
This genomic stretch from Spinacia oleracea cultivar Varoflay chromosome 3, BTI_SOV_V1, whole genome shotgun sequence harbors:
- the LOC130469002 gene encoding putative lipid-binding protein AIR1, coding for MAPSKNTPSIALFLALNLVLFNIAFAHDSYVARPLKSCPLDTLKLNVCADVLNVVHLRIGSPKKAECCSLVGNLINLNAAACLCTAVHADILGLVHLNLKVDLTALVNYCDCKLPTDFICPSF
- the LOC110796927 gene encoding putative F-box protein At4g09190, translating into MTDDDGRVVELPTELVREVVSWLPASTLLRCSRSLASLNRMILDPHFVNLFQSRNSTLCTTILGFCCDKVGFLLEYHHNDNDKKHSVFAHELDMDPPCFSQDNNTNSTALNVHEAVNSCNGWVLIRSKYSVDEFDVLYTDSLHLVNPVIRRCFTIPCETGLWFDDNHKPEYVLGYGPKTGRYKLVRIVNRVFDVFDVALDGNNSENSWRRINDFDYNQYDLVGDPVMLNGGMHWLLAKVKSILRFDIDKEKFDLLPTPLFTKHMCIDSLYVMGGLLYIGAYNYKFMDFSLGLVIWVMKEDSSTWSCVSVIRDFCHFEHLEIVQVFDGGKKMLMMSHSKKNLQLYDRETGERTTLIMRGINPKMRKRMTFLRFDPSFLSLNNKI